A window from Argopecten irradians isolate NY chromosome 3, Ai_NY, whole genome shotgun sequence encodes these proteins:
- the LOC138319168 gene encoding zinc finger CCCH domain-containing protein 13-like, whose protein sequence is MSTSSLPSSVSGSARGTPVPMNTSGSFSPVSLPYKTLSASPSVISLAKASDDELRHRGVEELVKIVRHIESEIRSTIAEHSSIIKDVNRRIQINGLEIRGLKDINQKLQDDNQELRDLCCFLDDDRQRGRKLAREWQRFGRYTASVMRSEVAAYQEKLKDLETKQEELISDNADLKELCLYLDQERLGPSHIRDDGDGSSNSTTAGTDEMAITSQGLGTNDTPNGHNYVQQLEEKVKVLEEEKTQLAQRAERNGGDGYRATDKASPSASKDHRPSQSPSPSKQRIAPVGNLFDGYNNNVQQVKGSRLSESPTKPEAVVRAMKVLEVHEQLERPQTDVGEENLGDSEKAIVREMCNVVWRKLGDVGPDRPSDQDTPSTHMHVYENLPTRQTVNAPPLPPSHRQPPKAPSSLPVSQSKPPPPIRSPVSAHSSTPPPPSHIQVLPSPNFTPPQSAPPFIPTGFDRAVSSSPKQFPTYHSPQEGFDTIPYPGTTHTVHAQAVPRPQQYQPPPPPPPPTQLHDRPLPPYQHYNERSHQQSPHMFLANQAAIHPNSERIPPQGPHKIYPEPKQNKQERQNYTESRNLDDSRDSHGSRGSQPNKYTDPRYTRDLNERVVNRDQRERTHNLQDRRDGSGTRESRDPSTQSRESSLTRESNCSHDTRVANQEHRDYKNRRDKSGPSGRDRRDHARDTRETRNHGPYPIRDPRDQGPSRDPRDQAPGRDPRDHGPGRDPRDHGPGRDPRDQGPGRDPRDHGPGRDPRDQGPGRDPRDHGPGRDPRDQGQGSLGPGRDPRDRGPPIKRDHMESSDRDTREYGGPNVRDSWYPPDFRQQDVRNNPDPRGQYDRGSYQ, encoded by the exons ATGAGTACCTCCTCTCTACCCTCATCTGTGTCGGGGAGTGCGAGGGGGACCCCGGTACCCATGAACACATCTGGATCATTCTCTCCTGTATCACTACCTTACAAGACTTTGTCCGCCAGCCCTTCTGTTATATCCCTTGCTAAAGCTAGTGATGATGAACTACGACATCGAGGTGTTGAGGAGCTCGTTAAAATTGTGCGACATATAGAGTCTGAAATAAGGTCAACAATAGCTGAACACAGCAGCATTATAAAGGACGTTAACAGAAGAATTCAGATAAATGGATTGGAAATTAGAGGACTCAAAGATATCAATCAAAAACTGCAAGATGATAATCAAGAACTACGCGATTTATGCTGCTTTCTGGATGATGACAGACAGCGTGGACGTAAACTGGCACGTGAATGGCAAAGGTTTGGCCGATATACGGCAAGTGTTATGCGAAGTGAAGTTGCAGCATACCAAGAAAAACTGAAAGACTTAGAAACGAAGCAGGAGGAATTAATCTCTGATAATGCTGACTTGAAAGAGTTATGTCTGTACCTTGACCAGGAGAGACTGGGGCCGTCACACATACGAGATGATGGGGACGGCAGCAGTAATAGTACCACAGCAGGGACTGACGAAATGGCCATCACCTCTCAGGGGCTTGGCACAAACGACACCCCTAATG GTCATAACTATGTACAGCAACTAGAAGAAAAGGTTAAAGTATTGGAAGAGGAAAAGACACAGCTAGCACAG AGGGCTGAGAGGAATGGTGGTGATGGGTACAGAGCTACAGATAAAGCATCTCCATCAGCATCTAAAGATCACAGGCCTAGTCAG AGTCCAAGTCCGTCCAAGCAGAGAATTGCACCAGTTGGTAACTTATTTGATGGATACAATAATAACGTTCAGCAAGTCAAAGGGTCAAGGTTATCAGAGAGCCCAACTAAACCTGAAGCAGTTGTCAGAGCTATGAAG GTGTTGGAGGTACATGAACAGTTGGAGAGACCCCAGACTGATGTAGGCGAGGAAAACCTAGGAGACTCTGAAAAAGCTATTGTCAGGGAAATGTGTAAT GTGGTGTGGAGAAAACTAGGGGATGTGGGGCCCGATAGGCCGTCAGATCAAGACACACCTTCCACTCATATGCATGTGTATGAAAATCTGCCCACGAGACAGACAGTGAATGCTCCTCCACTACCCCCAAGCCATAGACAGCCTCCTAAAGCCCCCTCCTCATTACCAGTATCCCAGTCTAAACCACCCCCACCTATTAGGTCCCCTGTATCCGCTCACTCCTCCACCCCTCCCCCTCCATCTCACATACAAGTGTTACCTTCACCTAACTTCACCCCACCTCAGTCAGCCCCACCTTTTATACCGACAGGCTTTGATAGAGCAGTCAGCAGCTCCCCTAAACAGTTCCCAACTTACCATAGTCCCCAGGAGGGATTCGATACAATACCCTATCCAGGAACGACACATACAGTCCATGCACAAGCTGTACCCCGCCCCCAGCAGTATCAGCCACCCCCTCCTCCACCCCCACCTACACAACTCCATGATCGACCTCTCCCCCCATATCAACATTATAATGAACGTTCTCATCAGCAATCTCCACATATGTTTCTTGCAAATCAGGCTGCTATTCATCCAAATTCTGAAAGGATTCCACCACAAGGACCTCACAAAATATACCCAGAACCTAAACAAAATAAGCAGGAGAGACAGAATTACACAGAATCTAGAAACTTAGATGATTCACGTGACTCGCATGGATCAAGGGGATCTCAACCCAATAAATACACAGACCCACGATATACAAGGGATTTAAATGAGAGAGTGGTGAACAGAGATCAGAGGGAAAGGACACACAATTTGCAAGATCGACGTGATGGTAGTGGGACCAGGGAAAGCAGAGATCCTTCAACACAGTCACGAGAATCTAGTCTTACAAGAGAGTCAAACTGTAGTCACGATACAAGAGTAGCAAATCAGGAGCACAGAGACTACAAGAACAGGAGAGATAAGTCTGGACCTAGTGGTAGAGATAGAAGAGACCATGCTAGAGACACAAGAGAAACACGTAACCATGGTCCCTATCCAATCAGAGACCCTAGAGACCAAGGTCCAAGTAGGGACCCTAGAGACCAAGCTCCAGGCAGGGACCCTAGAGACCATGGTCCAGGTAGGGACCCTAGAGACCATGGTCCAGGTAGGGACCCTAGAGACCAAGGTCCAGGTAGGGACCCTAGAGACCATGGTCCAGGTAGGGACCCTAGAGACCAAGGTCCAGGTAGGGACCCTAGAGACCATGGTCCAGGTAGGGACCCTAGAGACCAAGGTCAAGGTTCCCTTGGTCCAGGTAGGGACCCTAGAGACCGTGGTCCACCTATAAAGAGGGACCATATGGAATCATCGGATAGAGACACAAGAGAGTATGGAGGACCAAATGTCAGAGATTCGTGGTACCCACCAGACTTCAGGCAGCAAGATGTCCGCAACAACCCAGATCCACGTGGCCAGTATGATAGGGGATCATATCAATGA